Proteins co-encoded in one Carassius gibelio isolate Cgi1373 ecotype wild population from Czech Republic chromosome A15, carGib1.2-hapl.c, whole genome shotgun sequence genomic window:
- the LOC128029100 gene encoding phosphatidylinositol 3,4,5-trisphosphate 5-phosphatase 2A: protein MAGACPAPPLWYHRDLSRAAAEELLARAGRDGSFLVRDSESVSGAYALCVLFQKHVHTYRILPDEENFLAVQTSQGVQPKRFKTLPELIQLYLQPSQGLVTTLLFPVEREETTEERDYSDGEDEKPPLPPRTASTSPAGSALVTPDTPPENVTAANGLSTVSHEYLKGSYALDLEAVKQGANSLPHLNKTLVTSCKRLHGEVDKVLCSLEILSKVFDQQSASMVSRMIQQSVSQVGDQELEHLVTKLAILKDLLSSIEKKALKALQDMSSSTPNISPLISIRHKAIPVQTFEVKLDVYLADLTKIGKSQKYSLSVDVEGGKLVVMKKMKDAQEDWNTFTHDKIRQLIKSQRVQNKLAIVFEKEKDKSQRKDFIFASAKKREAFCQLLQLMKNKHSNQDEPDMISIFIGTWNMGSVPAPKSLCSWILSRGLGKTLDEMAVTIPHDIYVFGTQENSVCEKEWVETLRCVLKDYTEIDYKPIAVQTLWNIKIVVLVKAEHENRISHVGMSSVKTGIANTLGNKGAVGVSFMFNGTSFGFVNCHLTSGNEKIHRRNQNYLDILRQLSLGDKQLNSFDISLRFTHLFWFGDLNYRLDMDIQEILNYINRKEFEPLLKVDQLNLEREKNKVFLRFAEEEITYPPTYRYERGSRDTYVWQKQKATGMRTNVPSWCDRILWKSYPETHIVCNSYGCTDDIVTSDHSPVFGTFEVGVTSQFVSKKGLPKSSEQAYIEFENIEAIVKTASRTKFFIEFYSTCLEEFKKSYENDTQSSDNVNFLRVGWSSKQLTTLKPILSDIEYLQDQHLLLTVKSLDGYESYGECVLALKSMIGSTAQQFHTYLSHRGEETGNIRGSMRVRVPSERMGTRERLYEWISVDKDETGGPKGRTLSPRAGHDYVKPSTSRKLGSADLGKVSEEGEKRHPHTHTCKEESAQNRGKQDPFESDVTTGKNSFNNPAYYILEGVPNQSAALASDMLPSSALPPLANKTAPPAGGVGKNKPPSGSSAAGRRQTAGRPVRPISEEWSSEDDGNIGPHVGSLNRPPPDFPPPPLPKGPLEMVENSFGKPRMFPDLADIKIPSPSVVPSKPLPSPSFTPPSGGGVAFCLEAPPTNPSPFRRGGGASGLDDQSCSVLQMARTLSEAEYPSGRGVPKTSAPHIRGLTFPPCSIQEESIAEDLPEEGLWQDESSCSSLSVEYSVGEWLQKLGLQHYEQGLLHNGWDDLEFLSDITEEDLEEAGVHDPAHKKILLASLKQQQQQK from the exons ATGGCCGGCGCGTGTCCCGCTCCGCCGCTCTGGTATCACCGGGATCTGAGTCGCGCGGCGGCGGAGGAGCTGCTGGCTCGAGCCGGGCGGGACGGGAGTTTCCTGGTGCGGGACAGCGAGAGCGTCAGCGGCGCGTACGCGTTATGCGTGCT gtTTCAGAAACACGTTCACACGTACAGGATCCTGCCTGATGAGGAGAACTTCCTGGCGGTCCAg acgtCTCAGGGCGTGCAGCCCAAGCGCTTCAAGACTCTTCCTGAGTTGATTCAGTTGTATCTGCAGCCCAGTCAAGGCCTGGTGACCACACTGCTGTTTCCAGTGGAGAGAGAGGAAACCACAGAAGAGAGAGATTACtcgg atggagAAGATGAGAAGCCGCCCCTCCCTCCACGCACCGCCTCCACCAGCCCTGCAGGCTCCGCCCTCGTCACCCCAGACACGCCCCCTGAGAA CGTGACGGCGGCGAACGGTCTGAGCACCGTCTCTCACGAGTATCTGAAGGGCAGCTACGCTCTGGATCTGGAGGCTGTCAAACAGGGAGCGAACAGCCTTCCTCACCTCAACAAGACACTGGTGACGTCCTGCAAACGCCTGCATGG ggaggTGGATAAGGTCCTGTGCAGTCTGGAGATCCTGTCGAAGGTCTTCGATCAGCAGAGCGCCTCCATGGTGTCCAGAATGATCCAGCAG AGCGTGTCTCAAGTTGGAGATCAGGAGCTGGAGCATCTGGTCACTAAACTGGCCATCCTCAAAGATCTGCTGTCATCTATAGAGAAGAAg GCTCTGAAGGCTCTTCAGGACATGAGCTCCTCGACTCCCAACATCTCACCGCTGATCTCCATCAGACACAAAGCTATTCCTGTGCAGACCTTCgag gtgaAACTGGACGTGTATCTGGCCGACCTGACGAAGATCGGGAAGAGTCAGAAATACTCTCTGAGTGTGGACGTGGAGGGAGGAAAACTGGTGGtgatgaagaagatgaaggaCGCGCAGGAAGACTGGAACACGTTCACACACGACAAGA TTCGGCAGCTGATAAAGTCTCAGCGTGTTCAGAATAAACTCGCCATCGTCTTTGAGAAGGAGAAAGACAAAAGCCAGAGGAAGGATTTCATCTTTGCTAGTGCAAAA AAAAGAGAAGCGTTCTGCCAGCTACTGCAACTCATGAAGAACAAACACTCCAATCAGGACGAGCCCGACATGATCTCCATCTTCATCGGAACCTGGAAcatgg GCAGTGTTCCCGCTCCGAAGTCTCTGTGCTCGTGGATCTTGTCCCGAGGTCTGGGGAAGACTCTGGATGAGATGGCGGTGACGATCCCTCATGACATCTATGTGTTCGGGACGCAGGAGAACTCGGTGTGTGAGAAGGAGTGGGTGGAGACGCTCCGCTGCGTCCTCAAAGACTACACCGAGATCGACTACAAACCT atcgcTGTGCAGACGCTGTGGAACATTAAGATTGTGGTGTTAGTGAAGGCTGAACACGAGAACCGCATCAGTCACGTGGGAATGTCCAGCGTCAAAACGGGGATCGCCAACACGCTcg GAAACAAAGGAGCAGTGGGCGTGTCCTTCATGTTCAACGGAACGTCGTTTGGTTTCGTTAACTGTCACTTAACATCCGGCAATGAGAAGATCCACAG ACGGAACCAGAACTATCTGGACATCCTGCGTCAGCTGTCGCTGGGCGATAAACAGCTCAACTCCTTCGACATCTCGCTGAGATTCACACATCTGTTCTGGTTCGGAGACCTCAACTACCGGCTGGACATGGACATACAG gaaATCCTCAACTACATCAACAGGAAGGAGTTTGAGCCATTGTTGAAGGTGGACCAGCTAAATCTGGAGAGAGAGAAGAACAAGGTCTTCCTTCGCTTTG cggAGGAGGAGATCACCTATCCTCCCACGTACCGTTACGAGCGCGGCTCGCGAGACACTTACGTCTGGCAGAAGCAGAAGGCCACTGGG ATGCGGACCAATGTTCCTTCATGGTGTGACAGAATCCTCTGGAAATCCTATCCGGAGACACACATCGTGTGCAACTCTTACG gctgtACAGATGATATCGTCACCAGCGATCACTCGCCTGTCTTCGGCACGTTCGAGGTGGGCGTCACGTCTCAGTTCGTGTCTAAGAAAG GTTTGCCCAAGTCTTCAGAGCAGGCCTACATTGAGTTTGAGAACATCGAAGCCATCGTTAAAACGGCCAGCAGAACCAAGTTCTTCATTGAGTTTTACTCAACGTGTCTGGAGG AGTTTAAGAAGAGCTATGAGAAcgacacacagagcagtgataaCGTGAACTTTCTCCGCGTTGGCTGGTCGTCCAAACAGCTGACCACACTGAAGCCCATCCTGTCTGACATCGAGTATCTGCAGGACCAGCATCTGCTGCTGACCGTCAAATCCCTGGACGGATACGAGTCCTACG GTGAGTGTGTTCTGGCTCTGAAGTCCATGATCGGCAGCACGGCTCAGCAGTTTCACACGTATCTGTCTCACCGCGGAGAAGAGACCGGAAACATCCGTGGCTCCATGAGGGTCCGAGTCCCATCTGAACGCATGGGAACAAGAGAACGACTCTACG AGTGGATCAGTGTGGATAAGGACGAGACCGGTGGACCCAAAGGCAGGACTCTTTCTCCTCGCGCTGGACACGACTATGTCAA ACCGTCCACCAGCAGGAAGTTGGGGTCAGCTGACCTCGGGAAGGTCTCAGAGGAAGGAGAGAAgagacatccacacacacacacctgtaaagAGGAGAGCGCGCAgaacag agGCAAACAGGATCCGTTTGAGAGCGATGTAACAACCGGCAAAAACAGCTTCAATAACCCCGCCTACTACATTCTAGAAGGCGTTCCCAACCAATCCGCTGCTCTGGCCTCTGACATGCTCCCAAGCTCCGCCCTCCCTCCGCTAGCCAATAAAACAGCTCCTCCTGCTGGCGGTGTAGGGAAAAACAAGCCGCCCAGCGGGAGTTCTGCAGCGGGTCGAAGGCAGACGGCTGGACGCCCGGTTCGGCCCATCAGTGAGGAGTGGTCATCGGAGGACGACGGGAACATCGGGCCTCACGTGGGGTCACTGAACCGTCCCCCGCCTGACTTCCCTCCCCCTCCGCTGCCAAAAGGACCTCTGGAGATGGTGGAGAACTCGTTTGGAAAACCTCGGATGTTTCCAGACCTCGCCGACATCAAGATCCCGTCCCCATCTGTAGTTCCGTCCAAACCGCTGCCATCGCCCAGCTTCACACCACCCTCTGGAGGAGGCGTGGCCTTCTGTCTGGAAGCACCACCCACTAACCCGAGCCCTTTCCGTCGTGGGGGCGGAGCCTCGGGACTGGACGACCAATCGTGTTCTGTGCTGCAGATGGCCAGGACGCTGAGTGAAGCGGAGTATCCGTCGGGGAGAGGTGTCCCAAAAACGAGCGCTCCCCACATCAGAGGCCTGACCTTCCCTCCGTGCTCCATACAGGAGGAGAGCATCGCAGAAGACCTCCCCGAGGAG GGTCTGTGGCAGGACGAGAGCAGCTGCAGTAGTCTGTCGGTGGAGTACAGCGTCGGTGAGTGGCTTCAGAAGCTCGGTCTGCAGCATTACGAGCAGGGACTGCTGCACAACGGCTGGGACGACCTGGAGTTCCTCag TGACATCACAGAGGAGGATCTGGAGGAGGCGGGTGTTCATGACCCCGCCCACAAGAAAATACTGCTGGCCAGTTtaaagcaacagcagcagcagaaatga